Proteins found in one Nitrospiria bacterium genomic segment:
- a CDS encoding argininosuccinate synthase — protein sequence MAAKIKKVVLAYSGGLDTSVAIHWLRATYRCDVIAFCADLGQGEDLEAIRKKALATGASKVYTEDLREVFAKDYLFPMLRANAVYEGGYLLGTSIARPLIAKTQMEVARREKADAVAHGATGKGNDQVRFELTYLSVDPQIRIIAPWREWILDSRQSLIDYARKYKIPVTATKAKPYSMDRNLFHISYEGGILEDPWAPPPEEMFLLTVSPQKAPDRSDTIEIAYEGGNPVGLDGKKLSPAALIARLNERGGHHGIGRVDLVENRYVGIKSRGVYETPGGTILQIAHRAVESITMDREVMHLRDSLIPRYAELVYNGYWFSPEREMLQSAMDAAQKNVSGIARLTLYKGNCAVAGRKSERSLYDPELATFETDTVYNQRLAEGFIRLNALRLQQPGRKGK from the coding sequence ATGGCCGCAAAAATCAAAAAAGTCGTTCTCGCCTATTCGGGCGGGTTGGACACCTCGGTCGCGATCCACTGGTTGAGGGCCACCTACCGCTGCGATGTGATCGCTTTCTGCGCCGACCTGGGACAGGGCGAGGATCTCGAGGCGATCCGGAAGAAGGCCCTGGCGACGGGCGCGAGCAAGGTCTACACGGAAGACCTGCGGGAGGTCTTCGCCAAGGACTACCTTTTTCCGATGCTCCGGGCCAATGCGGTTTATGAAGGCGGCTATCTTCTCGGAACCTCCATCGCCCGGCCGCTGATCGCCAAGACCCAGATGGAAGTGGCCCGCCGCGAGAAGGCCGACGCCGTCGCTCACGGGGCGACCGGCAAGGGCAACGACCAGGTGCGCTTTGAGTTGACCTATCTGTCGGTCGACCCGCAGATTCGCATCATCGCCCCCTGGCGCGAATGGATCCTGGATTCGCGGCAGTCTCTGATCGATTACGCCCGGAAATACAAAATCCCCGTCACGGCGACGAAGGCCAAGCCCTACAGCATGGACCGGAATCTTTTCCATATCAGCTACGAGGGCGGGATTCTGGAAGATCCCTGGGCCCCGCCCCCGGAGGAGATGTTCCTGCTCACGGTCTCGCCGCAAAAGGCGCCGGACCGTTCCGACACGATCGAAATTGCTTACGAGGGCGGCAACCCCGTCGGTCTCGACGGAAAAAAGCTCTCCCCGGCGGCGCTGATCGCCCGGCTGAACGAGCGGGGCGGGCATCACGGCATCGGCCGGGTCGACCTGGTCGAAAACCGCTACGTGGGGATCAAATCCCGCGGCGTTTACGAAACCCCGGGCGGCACCATCTTGCAGATCGCACACCGGGCCGTCGAATCGATCACGATGGACCGCGAGGTGATGCATCTTCGGGATTCCCTGATCCCCCGTTACGCCGAGCTGGTATACAACGGCTACTGGTTCTCGCCGGAACGGGAGATGCTCCAGTCCGCGATGGACGCCGCGCAGAAGAACGTGAGCGGGATCGCCCGCCTGACCCTGTATAAGGGAAACTGCGCGGTCGCCGGCCGGAAATCGGAGCGCTCGCTTTACGATCCGGAACTGGCGACCTTCGAGACCGACACGGTCTACAATCAGCGGCTGGCCGAGGGCTTTATCCGCCTGAACGCGCTGCGATTGCAGCAACCGGGAAGGAAGGGAAAATAA
- the argF gene encoding ornithine carbamoyltransferase: MKVRHLLTLLELSPGELIGLLDRADRLKAQHRSGGVQRPLTGKTLGLLFEKASTRTRVSFEAAMNQLGGSGLTLLAGDLQLKRGETVADTARVLSRYLDALVIRTFGHEQLEAWAGAATIPVVNGLTDLHHPCQALGDLLTIRERFGAFKGLKLAYIGDGNNVAHSLIEGAARTGIEIRLACPKGYGPDPRIAEASRVAARQTGARIETMEEPRKAAQDADILYTDVWVSMGQEKEAKSRQKKFRPYQINDTLLSVAKPSAVVMHCLPAHRGKEITAEVMDGKQSIVWEQAENRLHIQKAILEWLLV; the protein is encoded by the coding sequence ATGAAAGTCCGGCACCTGCTCACCCTCCTCGAGCTCAGCCCCGGAGAGCTGATCGGACTTCTCGACCGGGCCGACCGCTTGAAGGCGCAGCACCGGTCGGGCGGGGTACAGCGCCCGTTGACGGGAAAAACGCTGGGGTTGTTGTTCGAGAAGGCCTCCACCCGGACACGCGTCTCGTTCGAAGCGGCCATGAACCAGCTGGGGGGATCGGGCCTGACCCTTTTGGCGGGCGACCTTCAGCTCAAACGCGGCGAGACGGTGGCGGACACCGCCCGGGTCCTCTCCCGCTATCTGGACGCCCTGGTGATCCGGACCTTCGGACACGAACAACTGGAGGCCTGGGCGGGCGCGGCGACCATTCCGGTCGTCAACGGCTTGACGGATCTTCACCACCCCTGCCAGGCCTTGGGCGACCTGCTGACGATCCGCGAACGATTCGGAGCGTTCAAGGGCCTGAAGCTGGCCTATATCGGTGACGGAAACAACGTGGCCCATTCCTTGATCGAGGGCGCGGCCCGGACCGGGATCGAGATCCGTCTGGCCTGCCCGAAAGGCTACGGTCCCGACCCGCGGATCGCGGAGGCCTCCCGCGTTGCGGCCCGACAAACCGGGGCGCGGATCGAAACGATGGAAGAACCCCGAAAGGCCGCGCAGGATGCGGATATTCTCTACACCGATGTCTGGGTCAGCATGGGGCAGGAGAAAGAGGCGAAGTCGAGACAGAAAAAGTTCAGGCCCTACCAGATCAACGACACCCTGCTCTCGGTCGCAAAGCCCTCGGCCGTCGTCATGCATTGCCTCCCGGCCCACCGGGGGAAAGAGATCACGGCCGAGGTGATGGACGGAAAGCAGTCGATCGTGTGGGAGCAGGCCGAAAACCGGCTGCATATCCAGAAGGCTATCCTGGAATGGTTGCTGGTCTGA
- a CDS encoding acetylornithine transaminase codes for MDHLIDEAQQYLMNTYTRQPLIIHKGRGTRVYDPNGKEYLDFVGGVAVNNLGHCHPNVTVAFQKQAQRLVHVSNLYYTEPQVKLARLLVEHSFADKVFFCNSGTEAIEAAIKLVRKFSREKFGPDRYEIITMEQSFHGRTLAAVTATAQPKYHKGFEPLVPGFRYVPYNDLKAVSNAISDRTAAILVEPAQGEGGVRIPDPDYLPGLRKLCDEKGLLLVLDEVQTGIGRTGRLFGYEHSGIEPDIMALAKGLGSGLPIGALLAKDSVARAFTPGSHAATFGGNPLVCAAAIATLEVLLEEGFILDNCRRMGEYFVERLKGLQQRHPCVVSVRGLGLLVGMELAIDGKPIVQDCLEEGLLINCTMDRVLRFVPPLIILKEEIDLLINRLDGIFKKRTA; via the coding sequence ATGGATCATCTGATCGATGAAGCGCAACAATATTTGATGAACACCTACACGCGTCAGCCCCTGATCATCCATAAAGGCCGTGGCACGCGGGTGTACGACCCCAACGGCAAGGAGTATCTCGACTTTGTCGGCGGCGTCGCGGTCAACAACCTGGGCCATTGCCATCCCAACGTCACGGTGGCTTTCCAGAAACAGGCGCAGCGCCTGGTGCATGTCTCGAACCTCTACTATACCGAGCCCCAGGTCAAGCTGGCCCGGCTCCTGGTCGAGCATTCCTTCGCCGACAAGGTCTTTTTCTGCAACAGCGGAACGGAGGCCATCGAGGCCGCCATCAAACTTGTTCGAAAATTTTCCCGCGAGAAGTTCGGGCCGGACCGGTATGAAATTATCACGATGGAGCAATCTTTTCACGGCCGGACGCTGGCCGCCGTCACGGCAACGGCCCAGCCGAAATACCATAAAGGGTTCGAGCCGCTCGTGCCGGGCTTTCGGTACGTTCCCTACAACGATCTGAAGGCCGTTTCGAATGCGATCTCCGACCGGACGGCCGCCATCCTGGTGGAACCGGCCCAGGGCGAAGGCGGCGTCCGGATCCCGGACCCCGACTACCTGCCCGGCCTTCGGAAACTGTGCGACGAGAAAGGCCTCCTCTTGGTCCTGGACGAAGTCCAAACCGGTATCGGGCGTACGGGACGGCTGTTCGGCTACGAGCATTCCGGAATCGAACCCGACATCATGGCCCTGGCCAAGGGCTTGGGCAGCGGCCTGCCGATCGGCGCGCTGCTGGCCAAGGATTCCGTGGCCCGGGCCTTCACCCCCGGCTCTCACGCCGCCACCTTCGGCGGGAATCCGCTGGTCTGCGCCGCGGCGATCGCGACGCTCGAGGTGCTGCTGGAGGAGGGCTTCATTCTGGATAACTGCCGTCGGATGGGCGAATACTTCGTCGAACGGCTCAAAGGCCTCCAGCAGCGGCATCCCTGCGTCGTCTCCGTCCGGGGCCTGGGGCTGCTGGTCGGGATGGAGCTCGCGATCGACGGTAAACCCATCGTTCAGGACTGTCTGGAGGAGGGCCTCCTGATCAACTGCACGATGGACCGCGTGCTCCGCTTCGTCCCTCCGTTGATCATTCTGAAGGAAGAAATCGACCTGCTGATCAACCGGCTGGACGGAATCTTCAAAAAGAGAACGGCATGA
- the pyrE gene encoding orotate phosphoribosyltransferase encodes MPPRKKSEAPSKSSDRDQLRDLLFRESFRCSDRAVFKLTSGQMSRYYVDCKKVTLDPKGAALIGRLVFERIKPLHPQGVGGLTLGADPIAVAVALTSHLEGQPVPAFIIRKEPKGHGSRAWIEGNLPEGAGVVVVEDVVTTGGSTLKAIERLKAHGCKILKVVALVDRQEGGREKIEASGYLLESLFTVDDLLVLAGASRSSSEPTGQPLI; translated from the coding sequence ATGCCCCCCCGCAAGAAATCAGAGGCCCCGTCCAAATCATCCGACCGGGATCAATTGCGCGACCTTCTTTTCCGGGAATCGTTCCGCTGCAGCGATCGGGCGGTCTTCAAACTCACCTCCGGACAGATGAGCCGCTACTACGTCGACTGTAAAAAGGTGACGCTGGACCCGAAGGGGGCCGCGCTCATCGGCCGCCTGGTTTTCGAGAGGATCAAGCCCCTTCACCCTCAGGGCGTCGGCGGTCTGACCTTGGGCGCCGATCCGATCGCCGTCGCCGTCGCCCTGACCAGTCACCTCGAGGGACAACCCGTCCCGGCCTTCATCATCCGGAAGGAACCCAAGGGCCATGGAAGCCGGGCCTGGATCGAAGGGAACCTTCCTGAAGGCGCCGGGGTCGTGGTCGTGGAGGACGTCGTCACCACCGGCGGATCGACCTTGAAAGCGATCGAACGGCTCAAGGCGCACGGCTGCAAGATCCTGAAGGTCGTCGCTCTCGTGGACCGTCAGGAAGGCGGCCGGGAAAAAATCGAAGCCTCCGGTTACCTTTTGGAATCCCTCTTCACGGTGGACGACTTGCTGGTCCTGGCCGGGGCCTCTCGCTCCTCGTCGGAGCCTACCGGCCAACCCCTTATTTAA